The following coding sequences are from one Penaeus monodon isolate SGIC_2016 chromosome 21, NSTDA_Pmon_1, whole genome shotgun sequence window:
- the LOC119586349 gene encoding uncharacterized protein LOC119586349 (The sequence of the model RefSeq protein was modified relative to this genomic sequence to represent the inferred CDS: added 19 bases not found in genome assembly) yields the protein MSTFLQSVVQWFWSCSTLSRLAAVDFGIQWGGFVVAALLQTEKFYDLTGSITYILIAYLNYKWSNSGHPRQLIQTSCVAIWALRLGAFLFTRIVKAGRDRRFDKTRANPSRFFYAWTIQGVWVIVTILPSLLAVLSPRQRPLSTRDYVGWGIWLAGFLIEVVADYQKTVWRNNPANKDKFINTGLWSLSRHPNYFGEIMLWFGLYVSASSTFSGWEYLTILCPLMDYLLITRVSGIPMLESYAMKKWGTSPQYRTYYKNTPELIPFFG from the exons ATGAGCACCTTTTTGCAATCTGTCGTGCAGTGGTTTTGGAGTTGCAGCACCTTGAGTCGGCTCGCCGCGGTCGACTTCGGGATCCAGTGGGGCGGCTTCGTTGTGGCTGCTCTGCTCCAGACGGAAAAGTTTTACGATCTTACAG GTTCTATCACATACATCCTCATTGCCTATTTGAATTATAAATGGAGTAATTCAGGACATCCTCGTCAGCTTATTCAGACCAGTTGTG GTTAGGAGCCTTTCTCTTCACCCGCATTGTAAAGGCCGGAAGGGATCGCCGATTTGATAAAACCCGAGCTAATCCATCCCGGTTCTTCTATGCTTGGACCATTCAAG GGGTGTGGGTCATTGTCACAATCCTGCCCAGCCTGTTAGCCGTGCTGTCACCCCGCCAGCGCCCCCTAAGCACAAGAGACTATGTGGGCTGGGGCATCTGGCTGGCAGGCTTCCTAATTGAAGTTGTGGCTGACTACCAGAAGACAGTCTGGAGAAACAATCCAGCCAATAAG GACAAGTTCATCAACACTGGTCTCTGGTCACTGTCCCGCCATCCCAACTATTTTGGAGAGATCATGCTCTGGTTTGGCCTTTACGTCAGTGCTTCATCTACCTTCTCAGGCTGGGAATATCTCACAA TCTTGTGCCCGCTGATGGACTACCTGCTCATCACCCGTGTCTCTGGAATCCCTATGCTAGAGAGCTATGCAATGAAGAAGTGGGGCACCTCACCTCAGTACAGGACATACTACAAGAATACACCTGAGCTTATTCCCTTTTTCGGATAA